The Helianthus annuus cultivar XRQ/B chromosome 16, HanXRQr2.0-SUNRISE, whole genome shotgun sequence genome includes a window with the following:
- the LOC110917246 gene encoding protein NRT1/ PTR FAMILY 7.3 isoform X2: protein MESRKESSQPSTTDHLPILCNNDNLQNVKNMLLDECTRDGSLDWHGKPAVKRKTGGWKSGMLLLVNEGLATLAFTGVEVNMVLFSKSVLRQSNAEAANMFSTWMGSVYLFSLLGAFISDSYLGRYLTCVVFQVILTMGLVALSLTTQTFMLKSKGCGRIGELCDAHSPIEIAIFYVSIYLIALGNGGAEPALATFGADQFDEEDPEEKQAKTTFLSYFYVALNLGSLISETILVYIETMGEYVLAFWISSLCGFIALIAIVSGSFRYRHFKPSGNPISRFSQVIVASVRKIKLQLPSNGDGLYEDFTRNDSGTRRIYHTNDFKFFDRASIMTPDDGENPHPWRLCTVTQVEEVKCVLRLLPIWLCTILSSVVFIQMISLFVEQGAAMNRKISNFHIPPASMTVFDIISTSVFIICYDKLILPLYVKLTKTKPNPPSELQRMGIGLAIATAAIITAGVVEHHRLKYASEGPKETSSLSIFWQTPQYVLVGIAEAFTYVAQWEFFAAQVPDKLKSIGLGLSMCSSAMGSYTSSIILSVVMKITSKNGKPGWVPANLNDGHLDRFFFLCAALTALNLVFFISCAKKYKNIVVERRDEARDMS, encoded by the exons ATGGAGTCAAGAAAAGAATCCAGTCAACCTTCAACAACAGATCATCTTCCAATCTTATGCAACAATGATAATTTGCAG AACGTTAAAAACATGCTTTTAGATGAATGCACTAGAGACGGCTCGTTAGATTGGCATGGAAAACCAGCGGTGAAGAGAAAAACCGGCGGATGGAAATCCGGCATGCTCTTGCTTG TGAATGAAGGATTAGCAACACTTGCATTCACAGGAGTAGAAGTGAATATggttttgttttcaaaatctgTGTTGAGACAGTCAAATGCAGAAGCAgccaacatgtttagcacttggatgGGCAGTGTTTACTTGTTCTCTCTTTTGGGTGCCTTTATTAGTGACTCTTATTTGGGAAGATATCTCACTTGTGTTGTCTTTCAGGTTATTTTGACCATG GGTTTGGTTGCATTGTCACTAACAACTCAAACTTTTATGTTAAAATCCAAAGGTTGTGGTAGAATAGGAGAGTTATGTGATGCTCATTCACCGATCGAAATAGCAATATTCTACGTATCAATTTACTTAATCGCCCTTGGAAACGGTGGTGCTGAGCCTGCACTAGCCACATTTGGTGCTGACcagtttgatgaagaagatcctGAAGAAAAACAAGCAAAAACAACGTTCTTGAGCTACTTCTACGTCGCGTTAAACCTTGGTTCTTTGATCTCGGAGACAATATTAGTTTATATTGAAACAATGGGAGAGTATGTGTTAGCCTTTTGGATATCTAGTTTATGTGGTTTCATTGCATTGATCGCGATAGTGAGCGGGAGTTTTAGATACCGACATTTTAAGCCTTCGGGTAATCCTATCTCGCGGTTTTCTCAAGTTATTGTGGCTTCTGTGAGGAAAATTAAGCTTCAGTTACCCTCTAATGGAGATGGGTTGTATGAAGATTTTACAAGAAATGATAGTGGAACAAGGAGGATATATCACACTAATGACTTCAA GTTTTTTGATCGTGCATCGATCATGACCCCAGATGATGGCGAAAATCCACACCCGTGGAGACTATGCACCGTCACGCAAGTCGAAGAAGTAAAATGTGTCCTAAGACTACTCCCAATATGGTTATGCACCATATTATCATCAGTAGTATTCATCCAAATGATTTCACTTTTTGTCGAACAAGGTGCAGCCATGAACCGAAAAATCTCCAACTTCCACATCCCACCCGCAAGCATGACGGTTTTCGACATAATAAGCACATCAGTTTTCATCATCTGCTATGACAAACTCATTCTCCCACTATACGTCAAATTAACCAAAACGAAGCCCAACCCGCCAAGCGAGCTGCAACGAATGGGGATCGGGCTTGCTATTGCGACAGCAGCGATCATCACAGCAGGTGTAGTGGAACATCACAGGCTAAAATATGCAAGTGAAGGCCCAAAAGAAACAAGCTCTTTAAGCATATTTTGGCAAACACCTCAGTATGTGTTGGTGGGAATAGCTGAAGCTTTTACTTATGTGGCCCAATGGGAGTTTTTTGCGGCCCAAGTTCCTGATAAGTTGAAAAGTATTGGGCTTGGATTGTCTATGTGTTCTTCAGCTATGGGGAGTTACACCAGCAGTATTATACTGTCGGTCGTTATGAAGATTACGTCGAAAAACGGGAAGCCCGGGTGGGTCCCGGCGAACTTGAATGACGGGCATTTGGATCGGTTTTTCTTTCTGTGTGCAGCGTTGACTGCTCTTAATCTTGTGTTTTTTATTTCTTGTGCTAAGAAGTATAAGAATATAGTTGTGGAGAGAAGAGATGAAGCTAGGGACATGAGTTAA
- the LOC110917246 gene encoding protein NRT1/ PTR FAMILY 7.3 isoform X1, producing MESRKESSQPSTTDHLPILCNNDNLQNVKNMLLDECTRDGSLDWHGKPAVKRKTGGWKSGMLLLVNEGLATLAFTGVEVNMVLFSKSVLRQSNAEAANMFSTWMGSVYLFSLLGAFISDSYLGRYLTCVVFQVILTMVSQPFSGPISPYHSLEGLVALSLTTQTFMLKSKGCGRIGELCDAHSPIEIAIFYVSIYLIALGNGGAEPALATFGADQFDEEDPEEKQAKTTFLSYFYVALNLGSLISETILVYIETMGEYVLAFWISSLCGFIALIAIVSGSFRYRHFKPSGNPISRFSQVIVASVRKIKLQLPSNGDGLYEDFTRNDSGTRRIYHTNDFKFFDRASIMTPDDGENPHPWRLCTVTQVEEVKCVLRLLPIWLCTILSSVVFIQMISLFVEQGAAMNRKISNFHIPPASMTVFDIISTSVFIICYDKLILPLYVKLTKTKPNPPSELQRMGIGLAIATAAIITAGVVEHHRLKYASEGPKETSSLSIFWQTPQYVLVGIAEAFTYVAQWEFFAAQVPDKLKSIGLGLSMCSSAMGSYTSSIILSVVMKITSKNGKPGWVPANLNDGHLDRFFFLCAALTALNLVFFISCAKKYKNIVVERRDEARDMS from the exons ATGGAGTCAAGAAAAGAATCCAGTCAACCTTCAACAACAGATCATCTTCCAATCTTATGCAACAATGATAATTTGCAG AACGTTAAAAACATGCTTTTAGATGAATGCACTAGAGACGGCTCGTTAGATTGGCATGGAAAACCAGCGGTGAAGAGAAAAACCGGCGGATGGAAATCCGGCATGCTCTTGCTTG TGAATGAAGGATTAGCAACACTTGCATTCACAGGAGTAGAAGTGAATATggttttgttttcaaaatctgTGTTGAGACAGTCAAATGCAGAAGCAgccaacatgtttagcacttggatgGGCAGTGTTTACTTGTTCTCTCTTTTGGGTGCCTTTATTAGTGACTCTTATTTGGGAAGATATCTCACTTGTGTTGTCTTTCAGGTTATTTTGACCATGGTAAGTCAACCCTTTTCCGGCCCGATTTCTCCTTACCATTCTCTAGAG GGTTTGGTTGCATTGTCACTAACAACTCAAACTTTTATGTTAAAATCCAAAGGTTGTGGTAGAATAGGAGAGTTATGTGATGCTCATTCACCGATCGAAATAGCAATATTCTACGTATCAATTTACTTAATCGCCCTTGGAAACGGTGGTGCTGAGCCTGCACTAGCCACATTTGGTGCTGACcagtttgatgaagaagatcctGAAGAAAAACAAGCAAAAACAACGTTCTTGAGCTACTTCTACGTCGCGTTAAACCTTGGTTCTTTGATCTCGGAGACAATATTAGTTTATATTGAAACAATGGGAGAGTATGTGTTAGCCTTTTGGATATCTAGTTTATGTGGTTTCATTGCATTGATCGCGATAGTGAGCGGGAGTTTTAGATACCGACATTTTAAGCCTTCGGGTAATCCTATCTCGCGGTTTTCTCAAGTTATTGTGGCTTCTGTGAGGAAAATTAAGCTTCAGTTACCCTCTAATGGAGATGGGTTGTATGAAGATTTTACAAGAAATGATAGTGGAACAAGGAGGATATATCACACTAATGACTTCAA GTTTTTTGATCGTGCATCGATCATGACCCCAGATGATGGCGAAAATCCACACCCGTGGAGACTATGCACCGTCACGCAAGTCGAAGAAGTAAAATGTGTCCTAAGACTACTCCCAATATGGTTATGCACCATATTATCATCAGTAGTATTCATCCAAATGATTTCACTTTTTGTCGAACAAGGTGCAGCCATGAACCGAAAAATCTCCAACTTCCACATCCCACCCGCAAGCATGACGGTTTTCGACATAATAAGCACATCAGTTTTCATCATCTGCTATGACAAACTCATTCTCCCACTATACGTCAAATTAACCAAAACGAAGCCCAACCCGCCAAGCGAGCTGCAACGAATGGGGATCGGGCTTGCTATTGCGACAGCAGCGATCATCACAGCAGGTGTAGTGGAACATCACAGGCTAAAATATGCAAGTGAAGGCCCAAAAGAAACAAGCTCTTTAAGCATATTTTGGCAAACACCTCAGTATGTGTTGGTGGGAATAGCTGAAGCTTTTACTTATGTGGCCCAATGGGAGTTTTTTGCGGCCCAAGTTCCTGATAAGTTGAAAAGTATTGGGCTTGGATTGTCTATGTGTTCTTCAGCTATGGGGAGTTACACCAGCAGTATTATACTGTCGGTCGTTATGAAGATTACGTCGAAAAACGGGAAGCCCGGGTGGGTCCCGGCGAACTTGAATGACGGGCATTTGGATCGGTTTTTCTTTCTGTGTGCAGCGTTGACTGCTCTTAATCTTGTGTTTTTTATTTCTTGTGCTAAGAAGTATAAGAATATAGTTGTGGAGAGAAGAGATGAAGCTAGGGACATGAGTTAA